In Lentibacillus sp. JNUCC-1, the genomic window TTAAATGCACTAATGGATCCCCAATTTCATCGATAACCGTACGATCCAGTTCCGTATCTGCCCCAGTAATCTCTATACCCACTTGTTTATCAAGGTCCCGGGCTAACTGGCGAATCATGCGTGGGAAACGGTTAAATACTTGATCTATTGGAACCATACGCATGTTCAGGATGATGTTTTGTAAATCTCCTGAAATACGCGTCATACGTTCTACGGTATCTTCGAGATCTGGATTCTTTAACTCCCCTGAGATTTGCTCCAGCCGCCCACGGTCTATCACCAATTCCTCGAATAAGTTCATTAAGGCGTCAAGTCTGTCAATATTGACACGGATTGTTTTTGTGACTGTTTTTTTTGTGTTAATTGTTGCATCTTGATCATCGTTATTGGAGTCTTCAGCCTCAGTTGCTTCTTGCTTTACGGCTTGTTGATCTTGTTCGTGTTTATAGGAAGCAACTGAAAAAGTGTTGATTGACACATGTTCAACTTCAGAGACTTTTTGAATAAGTTCTTTTATCTCATCTTTCGAATGTTCGGATACGAGCAATACTAAAAAGGACGTGTCAAAGTTTTCCTCTTCCAATTCATGAACGGTCGGGACTGATTTGATAACTTCACCCATTTTTTCCAAAACTTCGAACACCATGAATACACGAGCAGCCTTCAGCAAACAATCCTCCCGAAGTTGGACTGTGACTTCATAGTTGGCATAGCCTCTGGTCTCTGATTCGTTTAAAATAGACAACTCAAATTCATCAAGGACCTCGGTGAATGTGTGGGAATCTTCTTGAGAAGGTTCTTCTATGTGATCTCGTTGGGTACTGTTTCCTTGTTCAATATCATCCAGCAGATTAACAATTTGTGAAACGTCTTGTGCGCCGGTTCCGCCATTTTCTATATCATTTACAATGACTTCCAAGGCTTCTCCTGCCTCAAATAAGACATCCATAATCTCTGTATTGACTGTGATTTTTTCATAGCGAATGGCATCTAAAACATTTTCCATTTTATGGGTTAAATTTGCCAAGTCTGTATAACCCATTGTGGCAGACATACCTTTAAGTGTGTGTGCCGCACGGAAAATTTCTTCTATCACCGGTTTTTCTCCGGGCTGTTTTTCAAGAACGAGTAACTGATTATACAGCACGTCTAAATGTTCCCTGCTCTCATCAATAAATACGCCAAGATATTGTGTTGTGTCCATTTTACTTCCCCCTTGGGTGTTCTACAAGCGTGATAAGCTTTTCGGCCATGTCACTGAGGGCAACCACCTCATCAACATGTTTGGTCATAATTGCAGCTTTCGGCATGCCGTAAACAACAGATGATGCCTGGGATTGTGCAAGGACTATGGCATGCTTGTCCTCTTGTTTAATCGCCATTATACCATCTGCCCCGTCTTTACCCATCCCAGTTAAGATAGCGGTCAATTTGTTGAGGTGGTTCATTTTTGATAATGATTTAAATAATACGTCAACAGATGGCCGGTGCCTGCTTTGAGCAGGGTGTTCTGATAACTCAATGGCATAGGTCAGTCCCGTTTCCCTGATGCGCATATGAAGATTTCCAGGGGCAATATAGGCGGTACCAGATTGAATAATTTCACCATGTGCTGCTTCAGTGACATGAATGTGTGACATGGCATCGAGACGTTCAGCGAGTGATTTTGTAAACCGCTCCGGCATATGCTGAACAATTAAAATTGCTGGTTTAAAATCCTCTGGAAGTTCTGTCAAAATATGCTCTAAAGCTTTTGGCCCTCCTGTTGAAGTGCCAATGGCGATAACCGTTTGAGCATGAATCTGGTTCAAATGGTCTGCCGTTCCTGTTTCGTGTGTCTGTGTGAAGTTACCGTCTGGATCTGGTAAAGGCTTTGCTTCTGAAGCTCCAATCACTCGATCTACAATTTCTTGCTTAATCTCTGCCAGATTAAGAGAAATGGCTCCTGACGGTTTCTTAATGAAATCGACAGCACCTTTTGTCATGGCCTGAACGGTTTTCTGAGCATGATCATCACTTGAGAGCATAACAACCGGTAATGGATGTTCAGACATAATATGTTGGAGTGTTTGAATCCCGTCCATTACAGGCATTTCCACATCAAGTGTGATAACATCTGGAGTAAAGGCTTTAATTTTACGCAATGCATCTTTTCCATTTCTCGCTGTACCAATGACTTCGATGCGTGCATCCTCTGTCAGTATGTCAGTTATCAACTTTCGCATGAAGGCAGAATCATCCACAACAAGTACACGGATTGGCTTCATAACAATGATCGCTCCTTCATAAGTTGTTTCAGTCTATCCACAAAAGATTTGGACTGGTGCGTGTCTGGAGGACCTGTCATACGTTTGGCCATTAATGTGATCGCTTTAGCTGCAGGAGATTTTTCGTTCATTAATAATAACGGTATTTGTTTCATAACTGCGCGTGCCACAGCTTTATCTTCCGGCACTGTTCCAAGTGCCATAAGATTAATATGTAAAAATTGTTGTACCACCGATTGGAATTCATTTAATGATTTCTCACCTTGTTTATCATTCCATGTACGGTTCATAATCCCATACAGCTGCTTATTAAACCCATGCACAACCATATGTTTAATCATACTGTAAGCATCCGTAATTGCTGTTGGTTCTGGTGTTGTGACAATAATGCTCGCGTCCGCAGCGAGAATAAATAATAAGCTTTCAGATGATGCACCCGCCCCCATATCCATAATAATATAATCAAAACTTTCAAGAAGTGTTGTATACTCTCTGAAGAACAACATGCGTTCCTCATCATTCATCGTAAACAACTCGTTTAAGCCTGATCCGCCTGCTATATAGGCGAGACCCTCAGGCCCTTCAGAAATAATTTCTTGGATTGATAGATGTTTCTCAAACAAGTCGACAATACTATAAGGTGCATCCAGACCGGATAAGACATCAATATTACCCATTCCGATATCCATATCAAATAACAGGACTTTTTGATGTTGTTTGATCAGAGCAAGTGCCAGGTTAAGAGAAATGTTCGACTTCCCTACGCCGCCTTTTCCGCTTGCAACAGCTATTGTCCTGCACTGCTTGTTTAGGGTGCTGCCTTGAATCATTTGCCGAAGCCGTTCAGCCTGATCATGCATCTTTACAGCCCTCCATAATCAGTTGTGTGATATAAGCGGCGTTAGGTTCAAGGATATCTTCAGGTACATCTTGTCCATTTGTAATATAAGCAATATCCAACCGATGGGGCAAGGCAATATTTAGTAAACTGCCGAATTGTCTTGTTTCATCTGCTTTTGTATAGACCAGGCCTTTAATGGGCAAATGGCTGAATTGCTCATAGACCGACAGCATATCTTTTGGTTTAGAAGTCATGGACAGCACCAAATATGTATCTATTAAATCATTGAAATCGATTGTGTTTTTTAACTCCTGAACATATCGCTTGGATTGGAAATTCCGCCCGGCTGTATCCACAAATATTAAATCATAATCATGAAACGACTTGATGGCATTTCTATATTCATGCATATCATAGACAACCTTCACGGGTACATTTAAAATACGGGCATATGTCTTTAACTGGTCAACCGCAGCAATTCTGTAGGTATCCGCAGTGATGAAGGCGACTTTTTTTCCGTGACTCATCATGGCTTTAGCTGCAACCTTTGCCAAGGTCGTTGTTTTACCAACTCCTGTTGGCCCTACAAATTGAATCACTTGTTTGTTAAATGTGATACCTTCAAAGGAAAGCTGTTTCAGCTGTGTTTCTAATTCTTGCTTTGTAAGAGCCACAACACGATCGGTATCAGCCTCTGCCTCATCTGAATGTTTATGAATGACATTTTCCATGATTGACCGACTTAAATCAGTACTTATATCCTGTTCCAATAAGTATCGGTACATCAACTCATATTCTGCAGGAAATGCTTCCCCAGATTCATGTGAGAGCGAAATCAGCTTTTTTAAATTCTTAATTTCTGTTAAAACATCTTCATTTGAATGCGAGACAGGCATATGTAGATGCTCTTTAGGTTTCAGGTCAGGCTGTTTCTGCTGAATGTTTACCGGAGATGGATCAAGGGCGGCCACAACTTCGATATAATTCTTTTGAAAAATTCCCAGAAAACCTCCTTTTTTAGTTTCTCTGGACTGAAGAATAACAGCATCTGCGCCTAATTCTTTTCTAACTTGTTTCATCGCTTCAGGCATGGTTGGTGCGGTATATTTTTTTATTTTCATGCGACATTCACCACCCCGATACTTTCAATTTGTACATTTGGCTCAAGTTCGTTATAGGATAATACAACAACATGCGGCAGAAAACGGTCAAGTAATTGTTTTAAGTACATTCTAATCGCAGGTGAACAAATAACAATTGGCGTATCTTCTTCTAGAGCAAGCTTCTCTACCTGTTCATGGACGGTTTTGATAATGGATTCTTGTGTTTCAGGATCCATGGCCAAATAGTTTCCATGTTCTGTTTGCTGAATACTTTCAGCGATGGTTTTTTCAATTTTTCCTGAAATCGTAATCACTTTAAGTGTTCTCCCACCGTCAGCATATTGCTTGGTTAACTGAGGAGAAAGCGATTGTCTTACATATTCAGCCAGAAGATCCGTATCATTCGTCATTTTTCCGAAGTCAGCAAGTGTCTCGAATATCACTGGCAAGTTACGTATCGAGACATTCTCTTTCAGTAATTTAGCAAGGACTTTTTGAATATCGCCAACACTTAATGGTTCTGGTGAAACTTCATCAACCAGAATCGGGTAACTTTCCTTCAAATGATCAATTAACTGCTTTGTTTCCTGTCTGCCGAGTAATATATGCGCATGTGTTTTAATAACTTCCGTCATATGCGTTGATACTACCGATGGCGGATCGACAACTGTATATCCCGATAGTTCCGCTTCATCTTTCAGTTCTTCGCTGATCCATTTAGCAGGCAATCCGAAAGCAGGTTCAGTTGTAGCAATTCCGTCTATTTCATCGTCTTCCATATCCGGAGACATGGCTAAATAATGGTCTAGTAGTAATTCACCGCGTGCTGCTTCATTACCGCGAATTTTAATTCTGTAGTCATTTGGATTCAACTGAATATTGTCGCGGATTCTTACAACCGGCACAACAATACCAAGTTCAACAGCGAGCTGTCTTCTGATCATGACAATCCTGTCAAGTAAATCCCCTCCTTTTTCTGTGTCAACAAGGGGGATCAACGCATAGCCGAATTCAAATTCGATTTGATCCATTGTTAATAAGTTCACCACACTTTCTGGTGATTGCATGGTGCTTGCTTCTGCTTGCTCTTCTTCCATCTCTTCCGGCATCGCATCCTCCTGTGATTTCCTTAGGAGAAAATACCCTCCCAACGCCAGGAAACCTGCAAGAATCGTTGTCAGCATGAAGTTGATTGGCGTAAGACCGAGAAAGAAAATGGCCCCCGCTGCAATAAATAACAATTTCGGAAATTGCAGAAGCTGTCCCGTTACATCACTCCCTAGATTACCGGTAGTAGTGACGCGTGTTACAACGATACCTGTTGCAGTGGCAATTAAAAGTGCAGGAATCTGGCTAACGAGCCCGTCCCCTACTGTCAGCCGCATATAAACATTAATGGCTTCCTGGAAAGATAGTCCTCTCTGAACCATACCAATGATGAGACCAAATATAATATTAATCAGGACTATGATAATGCCTGCTATGGCATCTCCTTTAACAAACTTACTCGCACCATCCATTGCTCCATGAAAGTCAGCTTCAGATTCAACTTTTTCCCGCCTGTCTTTTGCCTGTTGCTCAGAAATTAAACCGGCATTCATGTCGGCGTCAATACTCATCTGTTTACCAGGCATCGCATCAAGCGTAAATCTGGCTGCAACCTCAGAGACACGCTCAGCTCCTTTGGTAATCACGAGGAATTGAATAATAACCAAAATAACAAAAACGACAAATCCCACAAGGGGGTTATTGCCGATAACAAATGATCCAAACGTATCAACAACTCCACCTGCTTGTCCTTCAGACAGAATCGACCGGGTTGTAGATACGTTGAGACCTAAGCGAAATAACGTTAATAATAATAGCAATGAAGGAAAAATAGAAAATTGCAAGGCCTCTTGTGTATTCATCGAGACTAAAATAACAATAAGCGCTAACGTGATATTACACAGGATTAAAATACTAAGAATCCAACCCGGTAATGGAATGACCAGCATAACAATAATTAAGATAACGCCTAATAATACAGATAAATCCCGCGCCTTCATGAGCTTCCTCCTTTCTTTTATAATTTTTTCTCCAGATTATAAACATAGGCAAGTACTTCAGCTACCGCTTTGTAAAATGCTTCAGGTATGATTTCTCCTATGTCTGCTGCTTGATAAAGCGAGCGTGCCAGAGGCTTGTTTTCGACTGTAATTACATCATGAGCTTTGGCAACTTCTCTGATTTTTAAAGCCAGATGATCCGTTCCCTTAGCAAGAATGTAAGGTGCACTAGCCTCTGTTTCATCATACTTAATTGCAAGCGCGTAGTGGGTTGGGTTTGTAATGACGACATCGGCTTTTGGAACTTCACTCATCATTCGTCTGGTTGCCATCTCTCTTTGCTTTTCTTTAATTCTTGATTTAATTAAAGGATCTCCTTCAATGTTCTTATGCTCATCTTTTACATCTTGTTTTGACATTTTCATGTTTTTTTCAAAGTCATAACGCTGGTATGCATAGTCAAATACGGACAAAAATAATAGTGCAAGAGTTGCCGAGATTCCCATAATCATCGTCGATCGTCCAAAGAAAGCCAGCGCATCGTCAACGCTCTTAAATGCCAGCATCATCATGTCATCTTTGTAAAGCCATATTACAAAAAATGTAATGCCACCAATAAACACGATTTTGAACAATGATTTTAAAAGTTCCACAAGCGCTCGAACAGAAAATATGCGTTTAGCCCCTTGGATGGGGTCGATTTTTTTCAGATCTGGCTTTAAAGGCTCGCCTGTAAACATGAATCCGAATTGAGCCAAGTTTGCTGCAACGCCCGCGATAATGGCAACAATCATGACTGGGGCCAAGATTTTAGCCATTTGAATGACAGATTCAACAAACACTTGCATAACCGTTTCAGTGGTTACATTCCAATTGATGTATTCTGTGAAAGCTTGATGATAAAGAGCCAGCATGCCGTTTTTCATGAACCCGCCAAACGCAATTAAAATAATAAAACAAAATAGCAATAACACGGCGGTATTGATATCCTGACTTTTGGCCACTTTACCTTTCTTTCGTTCATCTTCCCTTTTCTTCGGAGTTGCTTTCTCAGTTTTTTCGCCTGCAAAATATTGTAAATCCAATTTGAGTTGCTGCATCGCTAACGCCCTCCGAAAAGCTGCATCAATGTGCTCATAGCATTAAATAATAAATGAAATAAATTCTTTGCAAGGATCATATAAAGACTGATGAAAAATAACAGCACAATGAAACTGACAAGAATTTTCAGCGGGAGACCAACAACAAAAACATTTAGTTGCGGAACAGATCGGGCAATCATGCCGAGTGCGACATCCACAAGGAACAAACAACCGACAATCGGAATAGCAATTTGGAACGCTACAATAAACATCTGGTTAAATGTTTTAATGATAAATAGTAAGATGTTTTCATTATCAAATGCTATCCACTGGTCAATCGGTATGAGTGTATAACTGTTGTGAATTCCATCAATAATCATGTGATGCCCATCAACGGCCAATAAAAATAAAAGCGCAAAAATATAAAAATATTGACCGATCAAAGGACTCTGTGCGCCAGTCTGCGGATCAACAACATTCGCTATGGCAAACCCCATTTGAAAGTCTATAAAACCACCGGCTATCTGAACAGCTGATAAAATAATATAAGCCAACAGTCCGATGAGTAAGCCAATCAAAATTTCCTTGATCAATAGAACAGGATAAACGTTTAACATCTCTTCAGGCAGGGGAGAAACTGTATAAAACATCGTCAGTGCAAGAAAAAAACTCAAACCAACTTTGAATGGTGCGGGTATGGTTCGATATGAAAACAAAGGCATCGTAACAAAGAAAGCTGCGACACGGGCAAAAACAAGTAAAAACGTTGGTACAGCTGATAAATTAATAAATTCTAACATAATGGCTTTACCCTATATAACGGTTCATGTTTAAATAAAGGTCTGTGGTGAATTCCACTATGTGGGAAAGCATCCATGGTCCGAAAAACACGAGTCCGACAAGCACAGCGACGATTTTTGGAATAAAGGCCAGTGTCTGCTCCTGGATTTGGGTTGTAGCCTGGAAAATACTGACCAATAGTCCGATTGCAAGTGCTAGAATTAACAATGGCCCGACAACGAGCAAGATCGTATAAATACCTCTTTCAGCTAATGATAGAACAAATTCGTTAGTCAAACAGACGCACCTTCTTTTTCTTGTGGAAATGGTTAAAACCCGTCAAGCAACGACCATGTAATAAGATACCAGCCGTCTACCAGAACAAAAAGCAAAATTTTAAACGGCAGAGAGATCATCACAGGCGGCAACATCATCATCCCCATGGACATCAGGACACTGGCAACAGCCATGTCAATGATCAGAAATGGAACAAAAATCATGAATCCCATTTGAAAAGCAGTTTTTAATTCGCTGATTGCAAATGCTGGAACAAGTGTTGTCAACGGTATATCTTGTATGGTCTCAGGCCTCTCCATCTCAGCATAATTCATAAATAACGCCAAGTCCTTTTCCCGTGTATGTCCGGCCATGAAATCTTTAACCGGACTGCTGGCTTTATCGTAGGCTTCTTCAAGTGTAATTTCCTCATTAAACAATGGTTCTAAAGCATCGTTATAAACGTCACTGAAGGTCGGTGCCATAATGAAGAATGTTAAGAATAAAGCAAGCCCGATCAGCACTTGATTGGGTGGCATCTGCTGTGTGGCAAGAGATGTTCTGACAAACGATAGAACAATGACAATACGTGTAAAGCTTGTCATAAGTATTAAAATACTTGGTGCAAGCGACAGTACTGTTAGTAAAAGCAGCAATCTGACTGAAGTGGAAACAGATTCAGGATCTGTTCCAGAAAACATGTCTATAACTTCATTCATGGCGATCTTCCTTATATGTGTCGACAAGCTTTTGTCTGTTTTGCTTCATTTGTTCAAGCTCTCTCGCATAATGTGACTTGAAAGTTTCAGATTGTTGATCATCAGGCTGCTTTTTAAAACGTGAAAAGATTTGTGTCATCTGGTTGACAGGTGTCGTTTCTTTGCCCTGCATCAACTCTGTTGTTACATTTTCGTCAGTGATCTCATGCAAGATTTCAACATTATCACCGACACCAACCACATAAAACTGTTTTCCGATCCGGACAATTTGCAGTGATTTATTTTGACCTACAGAAAGGCCCCCATACTTTCCATGGTTTGCACGCCTGAAAACATCTTGCCCCGCTTGCTCAGTAAATACAATAATCCATAAATTAATCCGAGTATGAGTATAAGAGCAAAACCCATTTGAACAAGTTTCCATACCATGGATCCCGGCGATTCTGTTTTATTTGCCGCCTCGGGACCTTCTTGATCTTCAGGTGAGCCTGTATCACCATTTAATTTAGGGCAGTCTGCGCCTTCTTCGACACAATCTTTTATATTTTCTGCTGCTGCCGGAATCTGCTCAGTTATCAGGAACATGACCAAGCCGGTGATTAAAACGATTAATAATTTCCGCCCCAATTGTCTCACTCATTTCCTTAACCCAGTGCTTTTTGGATAGCCTCGATCACTCGATCTGCCTGGAATGGCTTGACGATGAAATCTTTAGCTCCTGATTGAATAGCATCTATAACCATTGCCTGCTGTCCCATAGCTGAGCACATAATGACTTTTGCTTCTGAATGAATCGCTCTTATTTCTTTCAATGCTTCAATTCCGTCTTTTTCAGGCATGGTGATGTCCATCGTAACCAAATCAGGGTTCAGTTCTTTATATTTTTCAACGGCTGTAACACCATCTTGGGCTTCACCAACTACATTAAATCCGTTTTTTACAAGAATGTCTTTGATCATCATTCGCATAAATGCTGCATCGTCTACAATTAGAATATTATTTGACACGTGTCATACCTCCTGAGTATATAGCTACTTCAATTTTTGTAATCGATCTGATTGACTGATAATATCTGTAATACGCACACCAAAGTTTTCGTCAATTACCACAACTTCTCCGCGGGCAATCAGTTTATGATTAATGAGAACATCAACCGGCTCGCCGGCCAGCTTATCCAGTTCAATAATCGAACCCGCTGAAAAGTCCAGTATATCTTTGATTGAACGCTTCGTTCTGCCCAGCTCAACTGATACCGATAGCGGTATATCCAGAAGCATATCAAGATTACGCTGTTCATTTTCCGGAAGTGACACAGGCTCAAATTCCGTAAAAGCTGCATGCTCCACTTTTGAATTATTAACAGGCTCCCCTATATGCTGACTGGCTTGCTGATGATTCACTGCCGCTTGTCGTGCCTGTGTGTTTTGGCTATTTAATTCAGGCTTTGCCTCTGCTTCGTGACTTACTTCGACTGCAGGCGCGGCTTCTTCAAATGCCGTTTGTTCAGATTCTGTGCCGTTTAGCAAGACGTCTGTCAGGCTTTTCGCAAACTTAACCGGAACAAGCTGCATAATATTCGAATCTATTAAACTGCCTACTCTTAACTGGAAAGATACTTTAACAAACAGATCATCCTCCGGGAGTGATTCCACATCTATTTCATTCGGTGGTTCTGACATATGTATCGTCGGTGGAGAAATATCAATCCGTTTATCAAATACAGTGGACATGCTCGTTGCGGCTGCCCCATCATCTGGTTCATCGCTTCCTGTACTGCACTCATGTGAATGTCATTTAGGTTGTGATCTGGAGCTGTGCCGTCTCCGCCCAGCATGATATCCGAAATAACCGCCGCATCATCTTTTTTCATGACGAAGACATTTTTGCCGGTAAAACCTTCAACATATTTCACCTGAATTGTGACGTGGTCAAAGTTAAACGCCTCATCGATATCACCACGTTTGATCGTGGTGACGCTCGGAGTCGTGATTTCAACTTTTTGGTTTAACAAAGTCGACAGTGTTGTGGCGGAGCTCCCAAAGGATATATTGCCGATTTCTCCAAGCGTGTCTTCTTCAATACTTGTTAAATAATGCTCTGCTTGCGACTCGCTCACAACTGGCTCGTCAGGTGTCGTATCGTCTTCATCTTTCCCTATGTTTAATAGGGCATCTATTTCTTCCTGTGAAAGCATCCCATCATTCATCTTCAGTCACCTCCTCGATTTCCTCAAGCACCTGAACAGATTTCTTTTGTTTATAAAGTCCCGGTTGGACGAGAAACTTTGGTTTTCCATTTACACTCAGTTTCAATGGTTCATCAATCCCTTGATTCAAAGTTATAACATCATTAAGACCCAGGTTAAGAAATTCCTGAATCGTAATATTCGTTTCCCCCAGATTTGCCACAGCCTGTATTTCTGCTTTTTGTAAGCTTTTTGTCAGTTTATTATAGGATTCAGGGTCTCTCTCTTTCTTATTATCCTGCATCCAATAATGAACAGATAGTTTAGGTATAATCGGTTCCAATACAATATGCGGGATGCAAATATTAATCATACCGCTTGTTTCACCGATTTCTGTATTAAGTGAAACCACTACGACTGTTTCATTAGGGGAAACAAGTTGTAAAAACTGTGGATTCACTTCAAATTCTTCCAGTTCCGGCTCAATATCTACCATTGTTTGCCAGGCATTTTCCAAATTGAACATTGCTTTTTCAAAAAGCTGAGTCATTAATCGTGTTTCAAGATCGGTTAAGTTATCTATTTTATTAATGCTGGCACCCGTGCCGCCAAGAATCCTGTCTAGCATGCTAAAGGCGATATTGGGGTTAATTTCCATAAGGATGCGACCTTCCAGAGGCGCAAGACTGTATACATTCAAAACAGTCATTTCCGGAATGGAACGAATAAATTCTTCATAGGGGATCTGGTCTACTGATGCAACTGAAATGTCCACATATGTACGCAAATGACCTGAAAAGAACGTTGTCAAAAGTCTGGCATAATTTTCGTGAACTCTTGATATGCTGCGAATTTGATCCTTTGAAAAACGAAGAGCTCGTTTGAAATCATACAGACGGACTTTCGGTTCTCGATCTTCTTTTTTGAGTTCATCTGCATCCATTTCGCCTGATGTGATTGCCGAAAGCAATGCGTCAATTTCATTTTGTGACAGTATATCTTCTACCAAAGGGCCTCACCTCCCATTTAGGGTGTTTGAACGTGTGAAGGGTTATTGCAATATTTTACTGATGGTATAGACCTCGGTAATTTTGCCTTCAGTCATCTTTTCATTCAATTTGTCTTTAACTGCTACCTCAAGTTGTGCCAAATCTTCCTTGAAATCAGTTTCATTCATAACTGCTAGTTCTTTTATAAGGATGTTTTTAAACTGAAATTCTCTTTTGCCAACTTCTTTAGTGGCGTCCTTACTGTCTGTCACAATTTGAAACTGGATTTTAACAAAGGAACCATCATCAAGGTCTGTTGTGATCTCAGGAGTCTGGTGTGAATAGGCAACCATATCATCTATGGATTGTTTTCCATCTGCATGCTTTTCTTCAGTTAAGTTCATTATCAGAAAAACGGCTACTCCAGCCATAACAACTATAATAGTGAGTGATACAAGCATGGCTTTTTTTAAATTACTCATCTTTATCACCTGTTTCTATGTGTACTGCCGAAAACCCGGCGGATCGATAAACCGCCAAAATGCGTTCGGATACTTCATCTTCTGTATCCGCAACAACAAGTTTTTTTCCATTCACAAGTGTAATTGTAGTATCAGGATGAGATTGGATTTGTTCGATCATCAGCACATTCAGTTTAAACGTCTCTCCTGTCAGCCTAGTTAATTCGATCATAACCTGGCGGGCATGCGACAAGATCGCTCATCACATGCCCTATCCCCCTATTAACGTTTTAGATTAACAAGCTCCTGCAATATTTCATCAGATGTTGTAATAATTCTTGTGTTTGCCTGAAAACCGCGTTGCGCAGTGATCATTTCTGTGAACTCTTCAGCAAGGTCAACGTTCGACATTTCCAGTGCACCGCTGACAATACTGGCAGCTCCGTTAGACTCTGGAGCAATAAGACCGTCTGCCAGACCAGCATTCTCTGAATTAAAGTACAAGTTGCTGCCAGCTTTTTCGAGTCCGGATGGATTTGAAAACATAGCAAGGCCTATCTGACCCAAAGACTGGGGTTGGTTGGTGGCATCAACGATCGTTACTGTACCATCTTTTTCGATACTGATGCTTTTCGCATCGTTGGGAATTGTAATCTGACCATTATTAACATCAAGCACATAAAAACCATCCGCATTAACAAGTTTGCCACCTTCGTCCAGATAAAAGTTACCTGCACGCGTATAGGCCGTTCCATTTCCTGTATCCAGTACAAACATAC contains:
- the flhA gene encoding flagellar biosynthesis protein FlhA, which codes for MKARDLSVLLGVILIIVMLVIPLPGWILSILILCNITLALIVILVSMNTQEALQFSIFPSLLLLLTLFRLGLNVSTTRSILSEGQAGGVVDTFGSFVIGNNPLVGFVVFVILVIIQFLVITKGAERVSEVAARFTLDAMPGKQMSIDADMNAGLISEQQAKDRREKVESEADFHGAMDGASKFVKGDAIAGIIIVLINIIFGLIIGMVQRGLSFQEAINVYMRLTVGDGLVSQIPALLIATATGIVVTRVTTTGNLGSDVTGQLLQFPKLLFIAAGAIFFLGLTPINFMLTTILAGFLALGGYFLLRKSQEDAMPEEMEEEQAEASTMQSPESVVNLLTMDQIEFEFGYALIPLVDTEKGGDLLDRIVMIRRQLAVELGIVVPVVRIRDNIQLNPNDYRIKIRGNEAARGELLLDHYLAMSPDMEDDEIDGIATTEPAFGLPAKWISEELKDEAELSGYTVVDPPSVVSTHMTEVIKTHAHILLGRQETKQLIDHLKESYPILVDEVSPEPLSVGDIQKVLAKLLKENVSIRNLPVIFETLADFGKMTNDTDLLAEYVRQSLSPQLTKQYADGGRTLKVITISGKIEKTIAESIQQTEHGNYLAMDPETQESIIKTVHEQVEKLALEEDTPIVICSPAIRMYLKQLLDRFLPHVVVLSYNELEPNVQIESIGVVNVA
- the flhB gene encoding flagellar biosynthesis protein FlhB, yielding MQQLKLDLQYFAGEKTEKATPKKREDERKKGKVAKSQDINTAVLLLFCFIILIAFGGFMKNGMLALYHQAFTEYINWNVTTETVMQVFVESVIQMAKILAPVMIVAIIAGVAANLAQFGFMFTGEPLKPDLKKIDPIQGAKRIFSVRALVELLKSLFKIVFIGGITFFVIWLYKDDMMMLAFKSVDDALAFFGRSTMIMGISATLALLFLSVFDYAYQRYDFEKNMKMSKQDVKDEHKNIEGDPLIKSRIKEKQREMATRRMMSEVPKADVVITNPTHYALAIKYDETEASAPYILAKGTDHLALKIREVAKAHDVITVENKPLARSLYQAADIGEIIPEAFYKAVAEVLAYVYNLEKKL
- the fliR gene encoding flagellar biosynthetic protein FliR: MLEFINLSAVPTFLLVFARVAAFFVTMPLFSYRTIPAPFKVGLSFFLALTMFYTVSPLPEEMLNVYPVLLIKEILIGLLIGLLAYIILSAVQIAGGFIDFQMGFAIANVVDPQTGAQSPLIGQYFYIFALLFLLAVDGHHMIIDGIHNSYTLIPIDQWIAFDNENILLFIIKTFNQMFIVAFQIAIPIVGCLFLVDVALGMIARSVPQLNVFVVGLPLKILVSFIVLLFFISLYMILAKNLFHLLFNAMSTLMQLFGGR
- the fliQ gene encoding flagellar biosynthesis protein FliQ: MTNEFVLSLAERGIYTILLVVGPLLILALAIGLLVSIFQATTQIQEQTLAFIPKIVAVLVGLVFFGPWMLSHIVEFTTDLYLNMNRYIG
- the fliP gene encoding flagellar type III secretion system pore protein FliP (The bacterial flagellar biogenesis protein FliP forms a type III secretion system (T3SS)-type pore required for flagellar assembly.), which gives rise to MNEVIDMFSGTDPESVSTSVRLLLLLTVLSLAPSILILMTSFTRIVIVLSFVRTSLATQQMPPNQVLIGLALFLTFFIMAPTFSDVYNDALEPLFNEEITLEEAYDKASSPVKDFMAGHTREKDLALFMNYAEMERPETIQDIPLTTLVPAFAISELKTAFQMGFMIFVPFLIIDMAVASVLMSMGMMMLPPVMISLPFKILLFVLVDGWYLITWSLLDGF
- a CDS encoding flagellar biosynthetic protein FliO — translated: MNLWIIVFTEQAGQDVFRRANHGKYGGLSVGQNKSLQIVRIGKQFYVVGVGDNVEILHEITDENVTTELMQGKETTPVNQMTQIFSRFKKQPDDQQSETFKSHYARELEQMKQNRQKLVDTYKEDRHE
- a CDS encoding response regulator, yielding MSNNILIVDDAAFMRMMIKDILVKNGFNVVGEAQDGVTAVEKYKELNPDLVTMDITMPEKDGIEALKEIRAIHSEAKVIMCSAMGQQAMVIDAIQSGAKDFIVKPFQADRVIEAIQKALG